The window GCATATCGGCTCCAGTTCTATTGCCAGCAGTTCCGCAAACTGGGGCCAAGTGGCGACTTCATTCACCAGCACCCGCCGCGCCAGCCGGCGAACCCCCCCGCGCCGCGACTCGCTGGCCAGGTAATCGACCGGGCTTTTGGCATCCAGCCGCGCCCAGAGGCAGCCCGCCAGGTTTTGCACGCCGCGAGCGACGAGCGCCGCGTATTCATTGGCGCCAATCGCGGGGCGTAGCGCCGCGGCGTAGGCGGTCCAAAAATCGGCGACCAGCGCGAGCATCGGCCCCGGGCTTGGCGCGTGATAAAAGGCCTTGAGCACCAGATGCGACAAGAAAAAGCCAATGTCGAACGCGGGATCGCCCCAGTGACCGGTCTCGTAATCGACCAGCATGATCTGCCGCTGGTACACGAGCAGATTTTTGGGGCTGTAGTCGGCATGCACCAGCGAGCAGCAATGAGTATCGAGCGAATCGGTCAGCCGTGAGAAGAACGCGGCGTCGCCCGGATGTCGCTGGGCGACCGTTTGGTAATAGGGCTCGATACGCAATTGCCAGAAGATCGCGCGATCAGCCAACCGCTCGGCGACTTCATCGTTGTGCCAGCCGCCGGCGTGCAGCGTCGCCAATAGCGCGCCGGCCGCCGTGGCGACCTGGGAATCGAACTGGCCGCGGAGCAGATCGTCGCGCCAAACATGATGCCCGGCCGGGGCGGCGCTCATGGCAAAGAGATAGTGATCGCGATCCTCGAACAAGAGCGCTGGCGTCTGTCCGGGCGTGGCGAAGCGCTGGCAGAGCCGCAAGGTTTCTGTCTCGCGCCAGATGCGCTCGACGGTGCAGCGCCAATCGTCGGCCACGCGTAGCCGTTCGCGCGCCTGCTTGACGACCATCCGTGGCCCGCCAGGGCCCGCGG is drawn from Pirellulales bacterium and contains these coding sequences:
- a CDS encoding phosphotransferase, translated to MRTIDETNVCHYLRETSRIPADVPLRARRLAGGVSNEVLLVEAAGPGGPRMVVKQARERLRVADDWRCTVERIWRETETLRLCQRFATPGQTPALLFEDRDHYLFAMSAAPAGHHVWRDDLLRGQFDSQVATAAGALLATLHAGGWHNDEVAERLADRAIFWQLRIEPYYQTVAQRHPGDAAFFSRLTDSLDTHCCSLVHADYSPKNLLVYQRQIMLVDYETGHWGDPAFDIGFFLSHLVLKAFYHAPSPGPMLALVADFWTAYAAALRPAIGANEYAALVARGVQNLAGCLWARLDAKSPVDYLASESRRGGVRRLARRVLVNEVATWPQFAELLAIELEPICAKTDD